Part of the Sphingobium lignivorans genome is shown below.
TGCAGATGCGCAGATGCGCCGCCTGCGCCGCAAAGTGCAGCAGGGAGAGGTGGCTCGGGCTGATGTCGGTCTGTTCCGTCATCTTCCCGATGCCGACCACCGCGTTGCGGCTGTTGGGGCCATAGCAGGGCAGCGAGAAGCCGTCGGTGAAGTCGATCGTCCTCATCGCGGCCAGGAACTCGCGTTCCTCGCCGGTCAGTTCGCTGTTCTTCCAGATGTCGCTCCAGCGGATCGGCATGCCGGCGGCCAGCGCCGCCCGCGGCACGATGTCGAGCCGCTGGAAATCGAACGAGAGATAAAGCTCGATCTCGCTTTTGGAGAAGCCATATTGCAGCGGGACGCTGGCGGGCAGATTGGTCGTCGTGCGTACCCAGTAATAGCTCACCCCGCCGAAGCCGTGGCGATGGTAATAACGGGTCATCTGCCGCCAGAGCAGCGGCAGGGTCGTAGCACCCGCAATCCTTTTCAAGATGTCGTCCACCCCGGGCTCCTCCCGCAGCCCTGCAGTCCGGCGATCGTCCGCCCTTCCCGTCCCAAAAGCAAGTCAATAACCGGAGCGGCGCCCGGTACGTCCCGTTTCAAAGGCGCCTGAGCCGGGCTTTGGCTCCACCCGGCGCGAGGAGGTCGGCGAGGCTCCACACCAGCGCGTCCGCCCGGTCGGGCGAGCGGCCCGGTCCTTCATAGCCTCCGCCGATCATCATGCTACAAAGCTGGTCCTCCAGCGCGGCGAACAAGCCCGCGTGGCGCACCCGTCCAGCCTCATAGGCGGCCGCCACCGGCTCGGCCCGCGCACTCTTGCCGCGCGAGGCATGGACGAGACGGACCGGCAGCGCGATGTCGGCCGCGCGCAGCACGGCCGCCACCATCGCACCGCCATTATTGGCCTCGGCCACGACCCTGTCTGCGCGCCACCGCGCCGCCGCGGCAGCCGTCGCCTGCGCCCAGCGTTGCGGGCTCGCCTGTTCGACTGTCGCGTCCTCCAGCACCAGCGCCCTGCCCTCCGCATCGAGCGCCGCCACCACGATCCCGCAGGCGTCGCCATGCTCGCTTGCCGGCGGGTCGACGCCCACGACCACCCGCACGAGATCGCAAGGCGAAGGCACCGGCCCTGCCAGGCGGCATCGGTCCAGCAGGTCGCGCGTCCAGAGCGCGCCCGGCGTATCGAGCAGCAATTCCCCGTCCAGCTCCTGCCGGCCGAGCCGCGTGGCCGCGAAGCTGCGGTCCATTTCCCGCACGAACTGCCGGGGCAGCATGGCGCGGTTGTCGCGCATCCGGCCCTGCGTCACGGCGACCGTCGGGTCGCTCGCCAGCCGTCGCACCAGCGCCACCGGGCGCGGCGTCGTCGTCGCGACGATCCTCGGGCGCCGGCCCAGCCGCAACCCCATCACCAGATTGTCCCAGGCGCGGATGCCGCGCGGCCATTTGGCGATCTCGTCCGCCCAGCCATGGCTGTGCTGCGGCCCGCGCAGCGTATCCGGCTCGCTCGCGCCATAGATCGTCGCACGCGCGCCGCCGGGCCAGACGAGCTGGCGCAATGCGGGGTGCCAGTGCGGCCGCCGGTCGGCCGGCGCGATCGCCAGCAGGCCGCTTTCGCCTTCCACCATGATGCTGCGTGCTTCGTGCAGGCTGGCCGCCACCAGCGCGATGCGGGCCGTGTCGTCCGCTTCGGCGATGGCGCGCACCCATTCCGCGCCGGCGCGCGTCTTGCCGAAGCCGCGTCCCGCCATGATGAGCCAGACGAACCACGCGCCGGGCGGCGGGAGCTGCGCCGGGCGCGCCCGGCAGGCCCAGCCCTCCATCAACGCCCGTCGCGTGCCTGCGCCGAGCCGTTCGAGCGCATCCTGGCGCTTCACCCGTTCCAGCCAGGCAACGCGTTCGTAAAGGGAAAGCGCGTGTAGACCCGACGGGCCTCCGGACCGGAGCCGGTGTGCCCGGCCCTTTGGCTGCCGGGCGTCAGTCACGTTCCGCCTCACCCGATTCCATCTCGTCCGGTTCAGACTCGCCCGATTCAGCCTCGCCTTCCGCCATTGCGTCCGCGTCGCCGGAGGGCTCCTGCAGGCGCTCATGTACCACGTCCATGTCCTGGAGCAGCCGCTCCACCACCGCTGCTGCATCCGCGTCCTCCGCGTCCCCGCCAGCCGCCGCCGCGCCGCGATCGGGTCGCGCCGATCGATGCGCCTCGAGCAGCCGAAGCCCCAGCATGGGCGCCGGGGCACGAGTCAGTTTGATCTGCTTCACGCTGCTGGTCGCGCCGTCGAAAACCACTTCGGTCCGCACCGTGCCTTCCAGCGCCTGCAGCATCAGCGACAATTCGAGTTCGGAATAGCCATCGTCCACCGCCGCGCGCCATTGCCATGCGAAGATCTCGTCCCGTGCCTTGAGTTCGTAGGCGCCCGAGCGGCTGACGCCTGCCGCGCGTGCGGCCGCCGCCACATTGGGATAGGCGGCGAGCGCGCTCAGGAAGAGCGACCTGCGCCGCCCCGACCAGCGAGAGCGGCGGCCCGGACGCGCGGCGCGACCGGCCTTGCCGTCTTGGCGATCCTTCATCCGACGATGTCCTGTTGACCGGAGCCGTCCAGGCTGGCGCCCCGCGCCGCCGACTGACTCGAATTGCGATGTTGCGCTTCTCTAACCAGATAGCGTCACGATGTCAACAGAAAAGTTCCAAATAGGTTAGTCTGGCCGCCGCCGATACCGGAAATACCAGACCTCATGCCCTTTCTGGCGCGCCTTGGCTTCATAGCGTGTTTCGGGCCAGCCGCCGGGGCGCTGGAGGAAGTCGCGCGGCGTCTCGCACAGCCATTCGAAGTCGGTCCGCCCGCGCATCGTCATCAGCGCCCAGCGCAGATAGACCGGATGATCGGTGCCGAAGCGGAATTCCCCGCCCGGCTTCAGCTTGGCGGCAATGAGGTCCACCGGGCCCTTGTTCATCATCCGCCGCTTGGCATGGCGCGCCTTGGGCCATGGATCGGGATGCAGCAGGTAGACGAAGCTCAGCGCTCCGTCGGGAATGCGCGCCAGCACGTCGAGCGCATTGCCCATGTGCAGGCGGACATTGGCCAGGTGCCTGTCGCGCACATGCCCCAGCGCCCCCACCACACCATTGAGGAAGGGCTCGCAGCCGATGAAGCCGTGATCCGGCAGCATGTCCGCCCGATAGGCGAGATGCTCGCCCGATCCGAAGCCGATCTCGAAATGCAGGGGCCGCTCGCCAAAGGCACTCGGGCCGAACAGCCGCGTCGCGGTGATCTCCCCCTCCTCCGGCACGCTGATCGCCGGCAGCAGCTCCTCGACCAGCGCCTGTTGCCCGGCCCGCAGCTTGTGGCCGGACTGGCGCCCGTAAAGACGGTTGAGCGTGGTCGGATCGCCGGTTTTGAAAGCAGTCATCGGCGCGTTCCTACTCCCTGCCGCGCCGAGCGCAAGGGGGGCCGGGCGCCGCCCCGTTCCCACGCGGCCTTGCGCCTGCAAAGGAAAAGGCGCCCGCATGGTCGCGAGCGCCTTCCTGTCAGTCTGCGATGCCGCGCTCCCCGGCGAGGGAAGCAGCGTCAGCCCAGTGCGGCCTTGATGTCCTCGACGAGATCGGTCCGCTCCCAGGGGAAGAAATCGCCCTCGGCATTGCGGCCCGAAGTGCCCGTAGGCCGCCGTGCGCTTGTAGATCGGCTTGTTGAGGCCGAGATGCGTGCGGATGCCGCGCGGGGTCATGCCGCCCAGCTTCTCGATCTTGCCGATCGCGGCTTCGATCTTGTCGTCGCTCACCGTGCCGGTGCCGTGCGTATCGACATAGAGCGAGAGCGGCTTGGCGACGCCGATGGCGTAGGCAAGCTGGATGGTGCACTTCTTGGCGAGGCCCGCCGCCACGATGTTTTTGGCGAGATAGCGGGTGATGTAGGCGGCCGAGCGGTCCACCTTGGTCGGGTCCTTGCCGCTGAATGCGCCGCCGCCATGCGGGGCCGCGCCGCCATAAGTGTCGACGATGATCTTGCGGCCGGTGAGGCCCGCGTCGCCGTCCGGCCCGCCGATCTCGAAGCTGCCGGTCGGGTTGATGTGGTAGACCGTCTCGTCGGAGAGCAGTTCGGCCGGGATGATGTCGGCGACGACCTTCTTCACATAGGCCTTCAGCTCGGCTTCCTTATCGCCCTTGTCATAGCCCGGCGCATGCTGGGTGGAGACGACGATCGCCGTGCAGGCGGCCGGCACGCCGTTCTCGAAGCGCAGGGTCACCTGGCTCTTGGCGTCCGGCTCCAGGAAGGGAGCCGCGCCCGAGTGGCGGTCCTGCGCCATGCGGTGCAGGATGCGGTGAGAATAATAGAGCGTCGCGGGCATGAGATCCGGCGTCTCGTTGCAGGCGAAGCCGAACATGATGCCCTGGTCGCCGGCGCCTTCGTCCTTGTTGCCCGAGGCGTCCACGCCCTGCGCGATATGCGCGCTCTGGCCGTGCAGGTGGTTCTCGAAGGTCAGCGTTTCCCAGTGGAAGCCGGACTGCTCGTAGCCGATCTCGCGCACGGTATCACGCGCGGCCTTCTCGATTTCCTCGAGCGCGCCGGGCGCCCATTCCCCGTTCTCGTAGACGCCCTTGCAGCGGATTTCGCCAGCAAGCACCACGAGCTGGGTGGTGGTGAGCGTCTCGCACGCCACGCGGGCCTCGGGGTCCTTGCTCAGGAACAGATCGACGATTGCATCGCTGATCTGATCCGACACCTTGTCTGGATGACCCTCCGACACTGATTCTGACGTGAAGAGATAGCTCGAACGCATCGGGGAACGCACCTTTCTTCTAGCGGCTCTGACATGGCCGCGGTTGATATAAAGAAATGTTTATGTGTGCCCCTTAGCGGTTGCGTCGCCCAATGGCAACGCCGCTAACGATAAGCATGGCAGCGAGCGTGAGAGGGAGGATGTTGCCCCAGCGGGCGAAGGGCGTCGGCCTGGTCGCGACGGGCAGGCGCGCGTCGAAAGCGCCGGCCGCGCCGTGCGGAATGGCGGCCACCACGTGCCCGGCGGCATCCACGAGTGCCGAGATGCCGGTGGGTGTCGAGCGGATCACCGGCAGCCCTTCCTCGATTCCCCGCAGCCGCGCCTGCGCGAGATGCTGCGGTGGCCCCCAGGTGCCGAACCAGGCGTCATTGGACGGGTTGAAGATGAAGTCCGGACGGTTCGCGCGGTCGATGATCTGGCCGGAGAACACGATCTCGTAGCAGATCTGCACCGCCATGCGCAGCGATGGCCGCCCCTGCGCGCCGGGCAGGTCCAGCGTGCGCGGTCCGGGGCCCGGCCAGAAATCGATGTCGCCGGGCACCAGCCGCGCAAGACCGATGCCCGAGAGCAGCGACCGCATCGGCAGATATTCGCCATAAGGGACGAGATGCGCCTTGTCGTAGCGCCCGAGCAGCGCGCCGCGCGCGTCCATCACCCACAGGCTGTTGTTGGCGCCTTCCAGCACATTGGCGTCCATGATCCCGTCCCGCTCGCGGAAATGGAACTTGTCGCCGCCCAGCATCAGCAGGTCGCCCGGCCCCAGCAGCGAGGCGATGCGCGCGCGCCAGGCCGGTTCCATGTCGAGAATGGCGGGCACGGCGGCTTCCGGCCAGAACACCAGTCGCGGCGCCGCGCCCGGCGCGCCGGTGAGCGCGGAGAGGCGGCGGAAGTTCAGTTCCTCGAGCTGCGGATCATATTTCTCATTCTGGTTGATGTTGGGCTGGACGACGCGAATCGCCACGCCGCTGCCCTCTGCCGGTGCGCCCACCTGCCCTGCACGCAGCGTCCCGAGCAGCGCGACGAGCACGAGGCCGCCCGTCACCATCGCCGCCGGGCGCCATTGCCGGTGCGCGGCCCACCACAGCGCGCCTGCCGCCAGCATGGCAACAAGGCCAAGCCCATAAGTGCCGATCGCGATCGCGAGCTGGTCGACGCCGGTGCCCAGCCAGATGACGCCCAGCGGATTCCAGGGGAAGCCGGTGAACATCGTGGCGCGCAGATATTCCGTCAGCAGCCACGCGCAGCCAAGGAACAGCGCGAAGAGCTGCGCCCGCCCGCGCCCGAGCTGCCAGCCGATGAGCGCGGCCATCGCCGGATAGAAAGCAAGGTAGAAGGAGAGGAGGAGAATGGCGGGATAGCCGAGCCAATGCGGCATCGCATCTTGGAAAGTGAAGGCGTGGGCGATCCAGTTGAGCCCCACGGTGAACTGCCCAAGGCCGAAGGCATAGCCGATGCGCGCAGCCTCGCGCCGGTCGCGCGCGCGCCAGAGCAGCTGCATGAACAGCGCCAGCATCGCCAGCGTCACGGGCCACAGGCGCAGCGGCTCGAAGCCGGTCGCGGAAAGGACGCCCGCGCCCAGTGCCACGAGGCCCGGCCGTTTCGCGAGCCATGCCTGCGCGGCTGCCCGATCGATTGTCTGGATTTTCATCTTGGGCGCTCCTATCGCGCGCCTTGATGACAGTTGCAATTCCGCGCTGACCGGAGGCCCGCCGATGAGACCCTTCCACATCGCCTTTCCCGTCCACGATCTCGCCGCGGCGCGCGCCTTTTACGGGGACGTCATGGGTTGCCGGGAAGGACGCAGCAGCGACTCCTGGATCGATTTCGATCTTTATGGCCACCAGATCGTCGCGCATCTCGATCCGGCCGGAAAAGCGCATGACCCGATCCGCAACCCGGTGGACGGCCACGACGTGCCGGTCCCGCATTTCGGCGTCATCCTCGACCGGGCGGACTGGGACGATCTCGCCGCACGCCTGAAGACGGCCGGCACGCGCTTCGTCATCGAGCCCTATGTGCGCTTCGCGGGCGAGGTCGGCGAGCAGGCGACGATGTTCTTCCTCGATCCGAGCGGCAATGCGCTCGAATTCAAGAGCTTCGCCAGCGACGACATGATCTTCGCCACCTGAGCCGCCGCCGGGCTCTCAGGCGGCGTTCAGATAGTCGCGGCCCATCTGCATGCGGTCGATGTCCTGGCGCGGCGGCGCGCCGAACAGCCGGCGATATTCCCGGCTGAACTGCGAGGGGCTGTCATAGCCCACGGCGAAGCCCGCGCTGCCTGCACTCACGCCTTCCGCCAGCATCAGCCGCCGCGCTTCCTGCAGGCGCAGCTGCTTCTGATATTCGAGCGGCGTCATCCGCGTGATCGCCTTGAAATGCTCGTGCAACGAGGATTCGCTCATCCCTGCCGCTGCCGCGATGTCCCGGATGCGCAGCTGCTCGCGGAACTGGCCACGAATCCGGGCGATCGCGCGGCTCACCTGGCTGAGATGGCTGTCGGCCGCCGCCAGGTGCCGCAATGTCGCGCCGTGCGGTCCGGTCAGCAGCCGGTAGAGGATTTCCCGCTCGATCAGCGGCGCGAGCGTGGGCACGGCCTGCGGCTGGTCGAGCAGCTTCACCAGCCGGCAGGCGGCGTCGATGAGGTCCGGGTCGCTCGGATAGACGGCGAGGGCCGGCGTGGGCGCGGCGCGGGCCGTCAGTCCCTGCGCGATGATGAGGTCCGCCAGCGCGGAGAGATCGAGGTCGATCTGGCAGCAGAGATAGGGCGCGCCCTCCCCCGCCTCGATGATGTGCCCGGTCAGCGGAAGATCCACCGAGACGACGAGATAATGCGAGGCGTCGTAGACGAGGCTATGGTCGTGAAGCGACACGCGCTTGGCACCCTGGGCAATCAGGCAAAGCGACGCCTTGTAGACGGACGGTATGGGCAGCGTCGGCCGATCCGCCCGAAAGAGGGACAGGCACCCGACCGGGGTGCCATACATCCCCGTCGCCGGGGCGTGCCGTGTGATGATCTCCGCGAGCGTCTGCATCCTGTCCATGCCCTTCCTGTCCCTCAGGATGGGCCGGAGTGCAAGCGGCGCGCATCGATTTCGGAGGATCGTGCAATTCGGACGGATGATCGGTCTACCGCATCCCGCCGCTTTCGCTGCATTTCGGGGCCACCAACAGCGAAGGAGTTCATCATGACTGGAGTGACCGACAAGATCATACTCGTGACCGGCGCCTCGAGCGGAATCGGTGAAGCGACGGTGCGCGAGCTCGCCCGGAGCGGCGCGAAGCTGTTCATCGGCGCCCGCCGGGGCGATCGCTTGCAGGCGCTGGCGGAAGAACTGGGCGAGCAGGTCGCCTGGCAAGTGCTGGACGTGACCGATGCCGACAGTGTCGAGGCCTTCGTCGCCGCTGCCGAGGCACGCTTCGGGCGCGTCGATGCGCTGGTGAACAATGCCGGCGTCATGCCTCTCTCCCCTCTCGCGGCGTTGAAGCGCGACGAGTGGAAGAAGATGATCGACGTCAACATCCATGGCGTGCTGAACGGCATCGCCGCGGTCCTGCCGCGCTTCGTCGCGCAGCGCTCGGGCCATGTCGTCAATGTCGCCTCCATCGCGGCCCATTTCGTGATGCCCACGGCGGCGGTCTACTGCGCCACCAAACATGCCGTCTGGGCAATCACCGACGGGCTGCGGCAGGAGCATGACGACATCCGCGCGACCGTCATTTCCCCCGGCGTGGTCGCGACCGAGCTGGGCCATGACATCACCGATCAGAATGTCGCGGCGGCATTGCAGGAGTGGCGCAGGAAGTCGCTGACGCCCGACGCGATCGCCCGCGCGATCCGCTTCGCGCTCGAACAGCCCGAGGGCGTGGACATCAACGAGATCGTCGTCCGGCCCACTGCCGCCGGCATGTGATTCGCGCCCCGGAGGCCCTGCCCTCCCTGACAGTTATGGCCGCCGGTGCCCCGCCGGCGGCCATGTCCGCTTTGCGCACCGCCGGCCCCACTTCCCGGTTGATCCCCCAGCAAAACACTCGCTTTCGCCGCCGCCCTCATATTATGGGCGCTTTCATGCCCGCCACGCCCGCCTGGCCTCCGCGATCCGCTCCGCGCCTCTTCGTCGAGGCGGCGCTGGGTGCGGGCGTCGCCGTGCCGGTGGACGGCAATGGCGCCCATTATCTCATCTCCGTGATGCGGATCCGGGAAGGCGACACTGTCCTCCTGTTCGATGGCCGCGCGGGGGAATGGGCTGCAACGGCCGGGCAGGTCCGCAAGCGCGACCTCGTCCTCCACTGCACGCAGCAGACGCGCCCGCTCGAATCGGTGCCGGATTTCTGGCTCTGCGCCGCGCCGATCCGCAAGGGCCGCATCGATCTGGTGGCGGAGAAGGCCTGCGAGCTGGGCGTCGCGCGCCTCGTGCCCGTGCTCGCCGAGCGCTGCGTGGTGGACAAGGTCAATGCGGACCGGCTGCATGCGCATCTGGTGGAAGCGGCCGAGCAATGCGGCCGCACCGCCTTGCCCGCGCTGGCCGGTCTGGTGCCCCTCGCCGCCTTGCTGGCGGACTGGCCGCAGGGCCGCACCCTGTTCTTCGCGGACGAGACCGGCGGCGCGCCCATGCGCGATGCCTTCGCCGCCCATCCCGGCCCGGCGGCGCTGCTCGTCGGCCCGGAAGGCGGCTTCGCACCAGCCGAACGCGCGCTGATCCGCGCTCATCCCTCCGCCCGTCCCATCTCGCTCGGCCCGCGCATCCTGCGCGCGGAAACCGCCGCCATCGCGGCCACCGCCTGCTGGATGGCGATCAACGGCGACTGGACAAGTTGCGAAACGAAATGAAATTGCACGCCTCCCGCAAAGACCCTATGGGCCCCGGCGAAGGGTGAGGACACGAACCGGCCATGAGCACACGCACTGAATCGACCGGCAAGGACGACATCATCGAATCCCGGGACCAGCTGGTCAGCCTGTTCGAGCGCGGCGAGAAGCCGCCGACCGACTGGAAGATCGGCACCGAGCACGAGAAGTTCGTCTATCGCAAGGCCGATTACCGCGCGCCTTCCTATGACGAGCCCGGCGGCATCCGCGATCTGCTCGAGGGGCTGCGCGCTTATGGCTGGGAGCCCGTCATGGAAGGCGGCAATGTCATTGCGCTCGCCGGCGCGGATGGCGGCATCAGCCTGGAGCCTGCCGGCCAGCTCGAGCTGTCCGGCGCGGCGCGCGACAATCTGCATGAGACCTGCGCCGAGACCGGCCGCCATCTCGAGCAGGTGAAGGCGGTGGGCGATCGGCTCGGCCTGGGCTTCCTCGGCCTTGGCATGTGGCCGGACAAGACGCGCGCGGAACTGCCGGTCATGCCCAAGGGGCGCTATGCCATCATGCTGCGCCACATGCCGCGCGTCGGCAGTCTCGGGCTGGACATGATGCTGCGGACCTGCACCATCCAGGTCAATCTCGATTATTCGGACGAAGCGCGGATGGCGAAGATGTTCCGCGTCTCCCTGGCGCTCCAGCCGCTCGCGACGGCCCTGTTCGCCAACTCGCCCTTCACGGAAGGCAAGCCCAACGGCTATCTTTCCTATCGCAGCCACATCTGGTCGGATACCGATCCGGCGCGCACCGGCATGCTGCCTTTCGTCTTCGAGGATGGCTTCGGTTACGAGCGCTATGCCGACTATGCGCTCGATGTGCCGATGTACTTCGTCTACCGGGACGGGAAGTATATCGACGCGGCCGGCCAGAACTTCCGCGATTTCCTGGAAGGCCGGCTCCCCGCGCTGCCCGGCGAGAAGCCGCGCATGAGCGACTGGTCGGACCATCTGTCCACCGCCTTCCCCGAAGTGCGCATGAAGAGCTTCCTCGAAATGCGCGGCGCGGATGGCGGCCCGTGGAACCGCATCTGCGCGCTGCCCGCCTTCTGGGTGGGCCTGCTCTATGACGATGCCGCGCTGGATGCGGCATGGGATGTCGTGAAGCACTGGACGATGGACGCGCGCGAGACGCTGCGGGCCGAAGTGCCCCGGCTCGGCCTCGCCACGCCTCTGGGCGACGGACGCACGCTGCGCGACATCGCGGCGCAGGTGCTGGACATCGCGCGCGCCGGCCTTGCCGCCCGCGCCCGGCTCAACAGCATCGGCGACAACGAGACCGGCTATCTCGCCGCGCTCGATGAGGTGGTGGCCAGCGGCCGCACCCATGCCGAGCGCCTGCTGGCGCGCTATGAAGGCGCGTGGGGCGGCGACATCTCGTGCATCTATGCCGAGGAAAGCTACTAAGCGGCCGCGCATCCGTCGGCACTCTTCAGGCGCGGCGGACTGACGGAACGACCTCCGCCGGTCATTCGGGCCGGCTGAATGTCCCCTTCCCGCTTCGG
Proteins encoded:
- a CDS encoding helix-turn-helix transcriptional regulator; this translates as MDDILKRIAGATTLPLLWRQMTRYYHRHGFGGVSYYWVRTTTNLPASVPLQYGFSKSEIELYLSFDFQRLDIVPRAALAAGMPIRWSDIWKNSELTGEEREFLAAMRTIDFTDGFSLPCYGPNSRNAVVGIGKMTEQTDISPSHLSLLHFAAQAAHLRICTLFADEVVRDRQLSTREKEILDWVARGKSNNVIAEILAISPGTVDTYMRRIYEKLEVSDRTSAAVKGVGLGLIAA
- a CDS encoding DNA-packaging protein; its protein translation is MEGWACRARPAQLPPPGAWFVWLIMAGRGFGKTRAGAEWVRAIAEADDTARIALVAASLHEARSIMVEGESGLLAIAPADRRPHWHPALRQLVWPGGARATIYGASEPDTLRGPQHSHGWADEIAKWPRGIRAWDNLVMGLRLGRRPRIVATTTPRPVALVRRLASDPTVAVTQGRMRDNRAMLPRQFVREMDRSFAATRLGRQELDGELLLDTPGALWTRDLLDRCRLAGPVPSPCDLVRVVVGVDPPASEHGDACGIVVAALDAEGRALVLEDATVEQASPQRWAQATAAAAARWRADRVVAEANNGGAMVAAVLRAADIALPVRLVHASRGKSARAEPVAAAYEAGRVRHAGLFAALEDQLCSMMIGGGYEGPGRSPDRADALVWSLADLLAPGGAKARLRRL
- the trmB gene encoding tRNA (guanine(46)-N(7))-methyltransferase TrmB — encoded protein: MTAFKTGDPTTLNRLYGRQSGHKLRAGQQALVEELLPAISVPEEGEITATRLFGPSAFGERPLHFEIGFGSGEHLAYRADMLPDHGFIGCEPFLNGVVGALGHVRDRHLANVRLHMGNALDVLARIPDGALSFVYLLHPDPWPKARHAKRRMMNKGPVDLIAAKLKPGGEFRFGTDHPVYLRWALMTMRGRTDFEWLCETPRDFLQRPGGWPETRYEAKARQKGHEVWYFRYRRRPD
- the lnt gene encoding apolipoprotein N-acyltransferase — protein: MKIQTIDRAAAQAWLAKRPGLVALGAGVLSATGFEPLRLWPVTLAMLALFMQLLWRARDRREAARIGYAFGLGQFTVGLNWIAHAFTFQDAMPHWLGYPAILLLSFYLAFYPAMAALIGWQLGRGRAQLFALFLGCAWLLTEYLRATMFTGFPWNPLGVIWLGTGVDQLAIAIGTYGLGLVAMLAAGALWWAAHRQWRPAAMVTGGLVLVALLGTLRAGQVGAPAEGSGVAIRVVQPNINQNEKYDPQLEELNFRRLSALTGAPGAAPRLVFWPEAAVPAILDMEPAWRARIASLLGPGDLLMLGGDKFHFRERDGIMDANVLEGANNSLWVMDARGALLGRYDKAHLVPYGEYLPMRSLLSGIGLARLVPGDIDFWPGPGPRTLDLPGAQGRPSLRMAVQICYEIVFSGQIIDRANRPDFIFNPSNDAWFGTWGPPQHLAQARLRGIEEGLPVIRSTPTGISALVDAAGHVVAAIPHGAAGAFDARLPVATRPTPFARWGNILPLTLAAMLIVSGVAIGRRNR
- a CDS encoding VOC family protein; its protein translation is MRPFHIAFPVHDLAAARAFYGDVMGCREGRSSDSWIDFDLYGHQIVAHLDPAGKAHDPIRNPVDGHDVPVPHFGVILDRADWDDLAARLKTAGTRFVIEPYVRFAGEVGEQATMFFLDPSGNALEFKSFASDDMIFAT
- a CDS encoding AraC family transcriptional regulator produces the protein MDRMQTLAEIITRHAPATGMYGTPVGCLSLFRADRPTLPIPSVYKASLCLIAQGAKRVSLHDHSLVYDASHYLVVSVDLPLTGHIIEAGEGAPYLCCQIDLDLSALADLIIAQGLTARAAPTPALAVYPSDPDLIDAACRLVKLLDQPQAVPTLAPLIEREILYRLLTGPHGATLRHLAAADSHLSQVSRAIARIRGQFREQLRIRDIAAAAGMSESSLHEHFKAITRMTPLEYQKQLRLQEARRLMLAEGVSAGSAGFAVGYDSPSQFSREYRRLFGAPPRQDIDRMQMGRDYLNAA
- a CDS encoding SDR family oxidoreductase; translated protein: MTGVTDKIILVTGASSGIGEATVRELARSGAKLFIGARRGDRLQALAEELGEQVAWQVLDVTDADSVEAFVAAAEARFGRVDALVNNAGVMPLSPLAALKRDEWKKMIDVNIHGVLNGIAAVLPRFVAQRSGHVVNVASIAAHFVMPTAAVYCATKHAVWAITDGLRQEHDDIRATVISPGVVATELGHDITDQNVAAALQEWRRKSLTPDAIARAIRFALEQPEGVDINEIVVRPTAAGM
- a CDS encoding 16S rRNA (uracil(1498)-N(3))-methyltransferase, with amino-acid sequence MPATPAWPPRSAPRLFVEAALGAGVAVPVDGNGAHYLISVMRIREGDTVLLFDGRAGEWAATAGQVRKRDLVLHCTQQTRPLESVPDFWLCAAPIRKGRIDLVAEKACELGVARLVPVLAERCVVDKVNADRLHAHLVEAAEQCGRTALPALAGLVPLAALLADWPQGRTLFFADETGGAPMRDAFAAHPGPAALLVGPEGGFAPAERALIRAHPSARPISLGPRILRAETAAIAATACWMAINGDWTSCETK
- a CDS encoding glutamate--cysteine ligase; the encoded protein is MSTRTESTGKDDIIESRDQLVSLFERGEKPPTDWKIGTEHEKFVYRKADYRAPSYDEPGGIRDLLEGLRAYGWEPVMEGGNVIALAGADGGISLEPAGQLELSGAARDNLHETCAETGRHLEQVKAVGDRLGLGFLGLGMWPDKTRAELPVMPKGRYAIMLRHMPRVGSLGLDMMLRTCTIQVNLDYSDEARMAKMFRVSLALQPLATALFANSPFTEGKPNGYLSYRSHIWSDTDPARTGMLPFVFEDGFGYERYADYALDVPMYFVYRDGKYIDAAGQNFRDFLEGRLPALPGEKPRMSDWSDHLSTAFPEVRMKSFLEMRGADGGPWNRICALPAFWVGLLYDDAALDAAWDVVKHWTMDARETLRAEVPRLGLATPLGDGRTLRDIAAQVLDIARAGLAARARLNSIGDNETGYLAALDEVVASGRTHAERLLARYEGAWGGDISCIYAEESY